From Priestia aryabhattai, one genomic window encodes:
- the namA gene encoding NADPH dehydrogenase NamA gives MTTKLFSPYTVKDVTLKNRIVMSPMCMYSCEKEDGVVTDFHMVHYTTRAVGQVGLIMVEASAVVPQGRISAQDLGIWNDKQRDGLTKLVTQLKENGAKTAIQLAHAGRKATVEGDIYAPSAIAFDDKSKKPVEMTTEQIHETISAFKESARRSKEAGFDIIELHAAHGYLVHQFLSPLSNKRSDEYGGSAENRYRFLKEIIEAVKTEWDGPLFVRVSASDYTEGGLTVDDHVAFAKWMKEQGVDLIDVSSGALVHAPINVYPGYQVPFADKIKQQANIDTGAVGLITTGRQAEEILQSERADLIFVARELLRDPYFPRTAAKELNETLSAPVQYERGW, from the coding sequence ATGACAACAAAACTATTTTCACCTTATACAGTGAAAGATGTAACATTAAAAAACCGAATTGTAATGTCACCAATGTGCATGTATTCATGCGAAAAGGAAGACGGCGTAGTAACCGATTTTCATATGGTTCACTACACAACTCGTGCGGTTGGACAAGTAGGTCTCATTATGGTTGAAGCCTCAGCTGTCGTGCCACAAGGTCGTATTTCAGCTCAAGACCTGGGAATTTGGAATGATAAGCAAAGAGACGGATTAACAAAACTTGTGACACAGCTAAAAGAAAACGGTGCAAAAACGGCCATTCAACTTGCACACGCAGGACGTAAAGCAACTGTTGAAGGCGATATTTATGCTCCTTCTGCTATTGCTTTTGATGATAAAAGTAAAAAACCGGTGGAAATGACCACAGAACAAATTCATGAAACGATTTCTGCCTTTAAAGAAAGCGCTCGACGCTCAAAAGAAGCTGGGTTTGATATTATCGAACTTCACGCGGCACACGGTTATTTAGTACATCAATTCCTATCACCGCTAAGCAATAAGCGCAGCGACGAATATGGCGGCAGCGCAGAAAATCGCTATCGTTTCTTAAAGGAAATTATTGAAGCTGTGAAGACAGAGTGGGACGGTCCTTTATTTGTCCGCGTTTCTGCTTCTGACTATACAGAAGGCGGATTAACAGTAGATGATCACGTTGCATTTGCAAAATGGATGAAAGAACAAGGCGTCGACTTAATTGATGTTAGTTCCGGTGCTCTTGTACATGCTCCAATCAACGTATACCCTGGCTATCAAGTGCCGTTTGCAGATAAAATTAAGCAGCAAGCGAATATTGATACAGGCGCAGTTGGGTTAATTACAACTGGACGACAAGCAGAAGAGATTCTGCAAAGCGAACGCGCTGATTTAATTTTTGTTGCGCGCGAACTTCTACGCGATCCGTACTTCCCGCGCACAGCGGCAAAAGAACTAAATGAAACACTTTCAGCACCCGTTCAGTACGAACGCGGATGGTAA